The Streptomyces bacillaris sequence CTGGACCTGCACGGCCAGGTGGCCGGTGACTCCTCGGCCACGCGGGCGCTACGAACTGCCTGCCTCAAGAGCGCCCTGTACTCGGTGGAACGGCCCCTGCTCCTCGGAGCCGCCCTGGCCGATGCCGACGAGCGCACCACGGCCGCGCTGCGCCTGGCCGGCCGGAGCGCGGGCATCGCCTTCCAGCTCCGCGACGACCTGCTCGGCGTCTTCGGGGACCCCGGGCTGACCGGCAAGCCGTCCGGCGACGACATCCGCGAGGGGAAGCCGACCTATCTCCTGGCCATCGCCCGGGAGCGGGCCGAAGCGGCGGGCGACGAAGGGGCACTGGCCGTGCTCGGCCGCGCGGTGGGGAACCCGGACGTCACCGAGGACGACCTCGGGAACGTACGGGATGTCCTGGAGGCGACCGGGGCACGCGCCCATGTGGAGCGGGAGGCGGAGCACCTGGGCGAGGAGGCCGTACGCCGTCTGGGTGAGGCCGTCGACATCCGTTCGTACGGCGGCCGCCAGCTGCTCGGCCTGGTGCGGGCGGTCTCCGGCGGCCGGTCCGGCCACTCCCCCACGGCCCCCGCCGACGAACCGCACGGACACGACGGCCGGACGGCGGACCAGGTCCTGACGACGGCCGAAGGAGGACACAGCAAGTGATCACAGTCAAGGGGCCCACCGACCATGTGGTGGTGGTCGGTGCCGGGCTGTCGGGGCTCTCCGCCACTCTGCATCTACTCGGCGCGGGCCGCCGGGTCACGGTGGTCGAGCGGGAGGCGGTGCCCGGGGGACGGGCGGGGCTGCTGGAGTCGGGCGGCTTCCGGATCGACACAGGGCCCACCGTGTTGACCATGCCGGAACTGGTGGAGGAAGCGTTCGCGGCGGTCGGGGACCGGACGGCCGACCGGTTGGAGCTGATCCGGCTGGACCCCGCCTACCGGGCCCGGTTCGCGGACGGCTCCCAGCTCGACGTGCACACCGACGGGGCCGCGATGGAGGCGGCGGTCGAACGGTTCGCGGGGGCCCGGCAGGCGGTCGGCTACCGGCGGCTGCGCCGCTGGCTGGAGCGCCTGTACCGGGTGCAGATGCGCCGCTTCATCGACGCCAACTTCGACTCCCCGCTCCAGCTCGCCCACCCCGACCTCGTGCGGCTCGCCGCCCTCGGCGGTTTCGGTCGGCTCGACGCTCGGATCGGGCGCTTCGTCTCGGACGAACGGCTGCGCAGGGTCTTCTCCTTCCAGGCGCTGTACGCGGGTGTCCCCCCGGCCCGCGCGCTCGCCGCGTACGCCGTCATCGCCTACATGGACACGATCGCCGGGGTCTACTTCCCCAAGGGCGGGATGCACGCGCTCCCCCGCGCGCTGGCGGAGTCGGCCGCCGAGGCGGGCGCCGATCTCCGGTACGGGCGGACCGTGACCCGGCTGGAGCGTTCGGGTGAACGTGTCACCGCCGTCGTCACCGACCAGGAGCGCATTCCCTGCGACGCCGTGGTCCTCACCCCCGACCTGCCCGTCGCCTACCGGCTGCTCGGCCGCACCCCGCACCGGCCGCACCGCCTCCGGCACTCCCCCTCCGCCGTGATCCTGCACGCGGGCACGGACCGCACCTGGCCGGAGCTGGCCCACCACACCATCTCGTTCGGCGCCGCCTGGAAGAGCACGTTCCGGGAGCTGACCCGCACCGGACGGCTGATGTCGGACCCCTCGCTCCTCATCACCCGCCCCACCGCGACCGACCCCGCCCTGGCCCCGCCCGGCAAGCACCTCCACTACGTGCTGGCGCCCTGTCCCAACACCGAGGTCGGGCCGGGGGTACGGGAGTGGCGGGAGCTGGGCCCCCGCTACCGGGACGCGCTGCTGGCCGAGCTGGAGCGGCGCGAGATGCCCGGCCTCGGTGCGGCGATCGAGCAGGAAGGGCTGGTCACGCCGGTCGACTGGACCGCCCAGGGCCATGCGGCGGGCACCCCGTTCGCGGTGGCCCACACGTTCCCGCAGACCGGCCCGTTCCGCCCGCGCAACCTCGTACGGGGCACGGCCAACGCCGTCCTCGCCGGGTGCGGCACCACGCCGGGCGTCGGCGTGCCGACCGTCCTGATCTCCGGGAAGCTGGCGGCGGAGAGGATCACCGGCCCCCGTACCGTTCCCCGCCCCGCCCGGAAAGGCGCCTCCGCATGACCGTCCGTGAACTCGACGCCGCAGCCGTCCACGACCCCGCCCTCCGCGCTGCGTACGCCCGCTGCCGCACGCTCAACGCGCGCCACGGCAGGACGTACTTCCTCGCCACCCGGCTGCTCCCCGTCGACCGGCGCCCGGCCGTGCACGCCCTGTACGGCTTCGCCCGCCACGCCGACGACATCGTGGACGACCTGGACAGCACGGCGAGCCCCGGGGAGCGCGCCCGCGCGCTGCTCGCCCTGGAGGCCCAGTTGGAGTCGGGGCTGCGGCGGACCGGAGCCGTCACCGAGCCGGTGATCCTGGCGCTCTCGGACACCGTGCGGCGGTACGGGATCGACCACCGGCACTTCACCGACTTCCTGGCCTCCATGCGCAGCGATCTCACGGTCGGCGGCTACGCCTCGTACGAGGAGCTGGGCCGGTACATGCACGGGTCGGCGGCGGTGATCGGCCTTCAGATGCTGCCCGTGCTCGGGACCGTCGGGCCGCGCGAGGAAGCCGCTCCGCACGCGGCCGCGCTCGGCGTCGCCTTCCAGCTCACCAACTTCCTGCGGGACGTGGGCGAGGACCTGGACCGGGGCCGGCTCTACCTCCCGGCCGAACTGCTGGGCGCCCACGGGGCGGACCGGGAGCGGTTCGAGTGGAGTCGGCGGACGGGGGCGCGGGACACGCGGATCACCGATGTGCTGCGGGCCGCCGCCGCCCACAACCGGGCCGTCTACCGGGACGCCCTGCCCGGGATCGCGATGCTCGACCCGGTGTCACGGCCCTGCATCCGTACGGCGTCCGTGCTCTACAGCGGCATTCTCGACGCCATCGAGGCCGACGGCTACGCGGTCCTCCACCGCCGGTCGGTCGTGCCGCGCCGACGGCGGGCGGTCGTGGCGCTGGACGGGCTGGTCCGGGCGGTCGCCGCGCGCAGAGCACAGCGGCACGCCCCCGGCCCGGTCACGGGGCCCCGCCCCGCCCGGCCCCGGGCGACCGCCCCCGTACAGAAGGAGCCGGTATGAGCCCCGCGCCCGGGCGCCGTGGCCGCATCCCGCTGCGGCTGCGGCGGGCGCCCGTCCCCTGGGACCGGCAGGCGCCGACGTGGCGGGAGGCGAAACCGGGGCTGATCGCCGATGCCCTCAAGCGGGCGCAGAGCCGGCCCTCCGGCAACTGGTACGTCATCGGCGCCTCGCGCGACCTGCCGCCCGGGCGCACCCTCGGGATCACGGTCGCCACCACCGAGGTGGTCGCCTGGCGGGACGGCGAGGGGCGGCTCCGGGCGGGTCCGGGTGCGTGCCCGCACCTCGGGGCGCCGCTGCGCGACAGCCCGGTGCGCTGCGGCACGCTGGTCTGCCACTGGCACGGACTGGCCCTGGACGGGGGGCCGTTCGCCGGGTGGGATCCCTTCCCGGCCTTCGACGACGGGGTCCTGCTCTGGGTGCGGCTCGATGCCGTGGGCGGTGAGACGCCGTCGGAGCGGCCGTACGTGCCGGTCCGGCCGCGGGTCCGGGAGGCGGTGGAGGCGGTGTACGCGGAGGTGGGGCGCTGTGAGCCGGAGGACGTGGTGGCCAACCGCCTCGATCCGTGGCACGGGGCGTGGTTCCACCCGTACTCCTTCGTGGACCTGACGGTGACGGGAACGCCCGACGACTCCCCGGGCGGCTCCCCGGCGGACTCCCCGGATGACGACGGGTTCCTGGTCGACGTGTCGTTCAAGGTGGCCGGGCGGCTGGTGGTGCCGGTGCGCGCCCGGTTCACGGCGCCCGAGCCCCGTACGGTCGTCATGCACATCGTGGCGGGCGAGGGGGCGGGGTCCGTGGTGGAGACGCATGCCACCCCGCTCGCCCCGGATGAGCATGGGCGGCCGCGCACCGCCGTGACGGAGGCGGTGGTGGCCGCGTCGGACCGGCGCGGGTTCGCGGTGGCCCGGGCGGCGGCTCCGCTGCTGCGCCCGCTGATGCGTGCCTCGGCCGGGCGGTTGTGGCGGGACGACCTGGCGTACGCGGAGAGGCGCTGGGAGCTGCGGGACAGCGGACGCTTCCCGGGCTGACCCGCGCGCCTCTCCGTCAGCGGCACTGCCTGGGCTGACCCGCGCGCCTCCGCCAGGGGTACCGAGCCGTCAGCGGGCGCCCAGCCCTCAAGGGGCGCCGAGCGCCGCGAGCCCTCGTAGCAGCGCCGAGCGTCCCGCGCGCGGCACGGTCCAGAGTGTCTGCCCGCGTACGCCCCACCGCTCCAGCAACGCGTTGGCGGCGAGGAAGCCGCTGGTGGCCGCGCGTTCCATCAGCGCCACCGGCAGCCCGGTGCGGACCATGTCCCCGGCCACCGTGACGGCGGGGTCGGGGGTGCGGATGCCCGGCCGGTCCGCATAGCCGCCCACGGGGAACAGCGGGCAGTCCGCCCGCCACTCGTGGCGCTCGTCGACGATGCGGGCGCTCCGCGTCTCCGGGTAGATCCGGTGCAGTTGGTGCAGCACCTCACTCTGGACGGCGCCCCGGTCGGCGTCGGGTGCGACGGCGTACGCGTGCAGTTCGACGACCGAGCCCCGGGTGCGCCGGGCCCAGCGTGCGGCCTCGCCCTCCCAGCGCTCCAGGACGCTGATGTTGTCCAGGGGGCCGTAGCCACTGGTGCCCAGGAAGCCGGGCCGGTCGTAGCCCACCGGCCGGTCGAGCCAGAGCCGGGAGACCAGGAACGGCGGGGCGGTGCGCAGCCGTTCGATCCGGTCCCGCCACTCGGCGTCGCCCAGTTCCGGGGAGGCGGCGACGACCCGGCGCAGCCCGCCGCTGTCCAGGGCCAGGACGACGGCGTCGTACCGCGTGGTGCCCTGGTCGGTGGTGAGGTCCAGCCCCCCGTCCGGCAGGGGTCGCACCTGCCGGACCGGTGTGCGCGTCCGTACGTCGGCGCCGTGGCCCGCCAGATAGTGGTGGAGCGGGTCCCAGAGGGCGGTGGGGAACGGTTCGTCCGGGACGTCGAAGAGCAGGCCCTCGCTGGAGCCGAGGAAGTAGATGTGGAACATCAGGACCAGCTCCGCCGCCGAGAGTTCGCGCGGGTCGGCGAAGAAGCTGCGCGAGAACACCTCGAACGCCAGGTGGTGGGCCGCCTCGGGGAAGCGGATGCGGGTGAGGAAGTCGTGGGCGCTGGTGGAGTCGAGGCGTTCGTAGACCTCCGGCACCCGGACGTCGAGCAGGGGCAGGGCGGCGCGGGGGTTCATCCGGGCCAGGTCGCGTACGCCGAAGGTGGGGCTGAGCGCGACGAATCCCAGGGCGCTGAGGGGTGGGGTGCGCGGCACGCGGGCGAAGCTGTCGTGGAGGCCGGAGCTGTGGCGCAGCGGGTAGTCGGGCAGCCGGGTGAGCGAGTCCAGGCCCGGGTCGACCCGGCGGAGCAGGCCGCGCAGGTTGTAGTACTGCCGGAAGAAGGCGTGGAAGCCGCGGCTCATGGTGACGGTGGTGCCGTCGGCCAGCTCGGTGGGCCCGCCCGACAGCCGTCCGCCGAGACTCGGTTCGCTCTCGTGGAGGGTGACACGGACCCCGCGTTCGGCCAGCAGGGTGGCCGCCGCGATTCCGGCGATGCCGCCGCCGACGACTGCCACGGCGGGGGCGTCCGGTCCGGTGAAGCGGGGCCGGCCCTCCGGGGCGGGGAGTACGGCCGCCCGGCGGTCCTTGCCGCGCCGGTGCCCGCTGCCGCTGTCCCGTAGGAACATCACGCCTCCTCCCCCGCGCGGCCGGTGAACGTGTGGGTGGTCCCGGTCTGCCAGCCGGGCAGCGGCAGGACGCGTACGTCGGTGAATCCGGCCCTCCGCAGCCGCCCGGCGAAGGCGGGGGCCGTGTCGAACTCGACGACGCTGCGCCGGAGATGGCGGTAGAGCCGGGCGTCCCCGGCGAGCCGTCCGGCGGGCTGGATGATCGCGGCGCAGACGGCGTTCCACACCGCGCGGTGGACGGGCGATCCGCCGAGCGTGTACTCGTGCACGGCGAGCCGCCCGCCCGGGGCGAGCAGACCCCGTACGAGATCGAGCGCCTTGT is a genomic window containing:
- a CDS encoding phytoene/squalene synthase family protein, whose product is MTVRELDAAAVHDPALRAAYARCRTLNARHGRTYFLATRLLPVDRRPAVHALYGFARHADDIVDDLDSTASPGERARALLALEAQLESGLRRTGAVTEPVILALSDTVRRYGIDHRHFTDFLASMRSDLTVGGYASYEELGRYMHGSAAVIGLQMLPVLGTVGPREEAAPHAAALGVAFQLTNFLRDVGEDLDRGRLYLPAELLGAHGADRERFEWSRRTGARDTRITDVLRAAAAHNRAVYRDALPGIAMLDPVSRPCIRTASVLYSGILDAIEADGYAVLHRRSVVPRRRRAVVALDGLVRAVAARRAQRHAPGPVTGPRPARPRATAPVQKEPV
- a CDS encoding phytoene desaturase, with the translated sequence MITVKGPTDHVVVVGAGLSGLSATLHLLGAGRRVTVVEREAVPGGRAGLLESGGFRIDTGPTVLTMPELVEEAFAAVGDRTADRLELIRLDPAYRARFADGSQLDVHTDGAAMEAAVERFAGARQAVGYRRLRRWLERLYRVQMRRFIDANFDSPLQLAHPDLVRLAALGGFGRLDARIGRFVSDERLRRVFSFQALYAGVPPARALAAYAVIAYMDTIAGVYFPKGGMHALPRALAESAAEAGADLRYGRTVTRLERSGERVTAVVTDQERIPCDAVVLTPDLPVAYRLLGRTPHRPHRLRHSPSAVILHAGTDRTWPELAHHTISFGAAWKSTFRELTRTGRLMSDPSLLITRPTATDPALAPPGKHLHYVLAPCPNTEVGPGVREWRELGPRYRDALLAELERREMPGLGAAIEQEGLVTPVDWTAQGHAAGTPFAVAHTFPQTGPFRPRNLVRGTANAVLAGCGTTPGVGVPTVLISGKLAAERITGPRTVPRPARKGASA
- a CDS encoding FAD-dependent oxidoreductase; translated protein: MFLRDSGSGHRRGKDRRAAVLPAPEGRPRFTGPDAPAVAVVGGGIAGIAAATLLAERGVRVTLHESEPSLGGRLSGGPTELADGTTVTMSRGFHAFFRQYYNLRGLLRRVDPGLDSLTRLPDYPLRHSSGLHDSFARVPRTPPLSALGFVALSPTFGVRDLARMNPRAALPLLDVRVPEVYERLDSTSAHDFLTRIRFPEAAHHLAFEVFSRSFFADPRELSAAELVLMFHIYFLGSSEGLLFDVPDEPFPTALWDPLHHYLAGHGADVRTRTPVRQVRPLPDGGLDLTTDQGTTRYDAVVLALDSGGLRRVVAASPELGDAEWRDRIERLRTAPPFLVSRLWLDRPVGYDRPGFLGTSGYGPLDNISVLERWEGEAARWARRTRGSVVELHAYAVAPDADRGAVQSEVLHQLHRIYPETRSARIVDERHEWRADCPLFPVGGYADRPGIRTPDPAVTVAGDMVRTGLPVALMERAATSGFLAANALLERWGVRGQTLWTVPRAGRSALLRGLAALGAP
- a CDS encoding DUF5914 domain-containing protein, with translation MSPAPGRRGRIPLRLRRAPVPWDRQAPTWREAKPGLIADALKRAQSRPSGNWYVIGASRDLPPGRTLGITVATTEVVAWRDGEGRLRAGPGACPHLGAPLRDSPVRCGTLVCHWHGLALDGGPFAGWDPFPAFDDGVLLWVRLDAVGGETPSERPYVPVRPRVREAVEAVYAEVGRCEPEDVVANRLDPWHGAWFHPYSFVDLTVTGTPDDSPGGSPADSPDDDGFLVDVSFKVAGRLVVPVRARFTAPEPRTVVMHIVAGEGAGSVVETHATPLAPDEHGRPRTAVTEAVVAASDRRGFAVARAAAPLLRPLMRASAGRLWRDDLAYAERRWELRDSGRFPG
- a CDS encoding polyprenyl synthetase family protein, whose translation is MARTPAVEHSFAAACPLPVGPGPSPCGAGAVDADVVGAVLRTARTVLAERVAQASEIDASFAEELAGRVRDFTLEGGKRLRPRLLWWGMRACGAGDATATAAALRLGVALELIQTCALIHDDVMDRSRLRRGKPAVHIGLAASAGLSPESERGSAFGTSAAVLAGDLALVWADDTVAETALPTPVRRRVGAIWRSMRTEMVAGQFLDLHGQVAGDSSATRALRTACLKSALYSVERPLLLGAALADADERTTAALRLAGRSAGIAFQLRDDLLGVFGDPGLTGKPSGDDIREGKPTYLLAIARERAEAAGDEGALAVLGRAVGNPDVTEDDLGNVRDVLEATGARAHVEREAEHLGEEAVRRLGEAVDIRSYGGRQLLGLVRAVSGGRSGHSPTAPADEPHGHDGRTADQVLTTAEGGHSK